A window of Fibrobacter sp. contains these coding sequences:
- the pilM gene encoding type IV pilus assembly protein PilM, with translation MNLFKKLKSGTATVGLDIGHHSIKLVKLVHRKDGYVLEATGIKDILPGTIEGSDIKKREQLIEAVTTLVNQCDPSIVEVVISMSGHGIISDKFNFKIDPNENAEELILWEAGQRSPFDVDDITLDYKILHRNQETNEIEVLLVAAKNQIMQSYIDLLYDAGLKPIIVDVDAFAINNCYAMESRGLNQNGVTALVNIGHDLTNVTFVKDGVYHSTRDISTAGDFFNKTLQRSLGLTNEEALLAIKGRTSSSFDVTKFKQGIEYAAEELSSGIDLAFSYFKSSEKSDSIDRIVLSGGGAYIPNLVEFLEKRHQVSVQTSNPLSFLQYDPGLFGSMQPENISALLTVAVGLALRNVEG, from the coding sequence ATGAATCTGTTTAAGAAGTTAAAGAGTGGTACTGCTACAGTCGGTCTTGACATCGGCCACCACTCTATCAAGCTTGTGAAACTGGTGCACAGGAAAGATGGCTATGTTCTTGAGGCTACCGGGATAAAGGATATTCTCCCGGGGACAATTGAGGGCAGTGATATAAAGAAGAGAGAACAGCTTATCGAGGCTGTAACTACTCTGGTTAATCAGTGTGATCCATCTATAGTCGAAGTGGTCATCTCCATGTCGGGGCATGGAATTATCTCCGATAAATTCAACTTCAAGATCGATCCCAATGAGAACGCAGAGGAGCTTATCCTGTGGGAGGCAGGGCAGAGGAGTCCGTTTGATGTCGATGATATCACTCTGGATTACAAGATACTGCACAGGAACCAGGAGACAAATGAGATAGAAGTGCTGCTGGTGGCCGCCAAAAACCAGATCATGCAAAGCTATATAGATCTGCTCTATGATGCCGGTTTGAAGCCGATAATAGTCGATGTGGATGCCTTTGCCATAAATAACTGCTACGCCATGGAATCCAGGGGGTTGAACCAGAATGGTGTTACAGCTCTGGTCAATATCGGGCATGATCTTACAAATGTAACATTTGTCAAAGATGGGGTCTACCATTCCACTAGAGATATCTCTACTGCCGGAGATTTCTTCAATAAGACCCTTCAGCGAAGTCTGGGTCTTACAAATGAGGAGGCTTTGCTTGCAATCAAAGGACGTACCTCATCGAGCTTCGATGTTACCAAATTCAAGCAGGGTATAGAATATGCGGCAGAGGAACTGTCCTCAGGAATAGATCTGGCCTTCTCCTATTTCAAAAGCTCTGAAAAAAGTGATTCAATTGATAGAATCGTTCTGTCCGGGGGTGGAGCATACATACCTAATCTGGTAGAGTTTCTTGAAAAACGTCATCAGGTTTCCGTCCAGACCTCAAATCCCCTCAGTTTTCTGCAGTATGATCCCGGTTTGTTCGGGAGTATGCAGCCTGAGAATATTTCAGCACTTCTCACCGTTGCGGTAGGACTCGCTCTGAGGAATGTCGAGGGATAA
- a CDS encoding HDOD domain-containing protein translates to MALKDLQKTIENISSISTLPTVIERITRLLQNPKTSAEEIGRAITTDQALASKVLKLVNSAFYGFPGRISTITHAIVILGFSTVKNIVLTASILDVFRRKGTSDLADFDFEQFWMHSIACGAASQSIAKFLGNKDKEECFIGGLIHDIGKVILCQFLPADFIDAYSMSKKEGILFYESEKKLFNITHEEIGGMLAERWNLPKSLQNAIKYHHCPLPSRDYYMNTAVVHCADIFVRSLDYGNGGDDKIPAMAENVWKNLGLENTSLTTLFDNIEDEIEKANVFIQLT, encoded by the coding sequence GTGGCACTGAAAGATTTACAGAAGACCATTGAGAACATCTCCTCGATTTCTACTTTACCGACAGTCATCGAGAGGATAACCCGGCTTCTTCAGAACCCCAAGACATCAGCCGAGGAGATCGGGCGTGCAATCACAACCGACCAGGCACTTGCCTCAAAAGTTCTGAAGCTGGTTAATTCAGCTTTCTACGGCTTTCCCGGACGAATAAGTACTATCACACATGCAATAGTAATCCTGGGCTTTTCAACTGTCAAAAACATCGTGCTCACAGCATCCATACTCGATGTCTTCAGAAGAAAAGGCACCTCTGATCTGGCGGATTTTGACTTCGAGCAGTTCTGGATGCATTCGATCGCCTGCGGCGCAGCTTCTCAATCAATAGCAAAATTCCTGGGCAACAAGGATAAGGAAGAGTGTTTTATCGGCGGCCTGATCCACGACATCGGAAAAGTGATCCTCTGCCAGTTCCTTCCGGCAGATTTCATAGATGCCTACTCGATGAGCAAAAAAGAGGGCATTCTGTTTTATGAGAGTGAAAAAAAGCTCTTCAATATTACTCACGAGGAGATTGGAGGCATGCTGGCTGAACGATGGAATCTCCCCAAAAGTCTTCAGAACGCAATCAAGTATCATCACTGCCCCCTGCCCTCACGTGACTATTACATGAACACTGCGGTTGTACACTGCGCCGATATATTTGTGAGATCTCTTGACTACGGCAATGGCGGGGATGATAAAATTCCCGCAATGGCGGAAAATGTCTGGAAAAATCTGGGTCTTGAAAACACTTCTCTTACTACTCTGTTCGATAACATAGAAGATGAGATCGAAAAGGCAAATGTGTTCATTCAACTGACATAA
- the pilO gene encoding type 4a pilus biogenesis protein PilO, whose translation MKLSFDLKNPRLRIPALIALIGIGGGYLWFQNIYTPNKQEMAKLQLSCNAKQDTLRTVLALKPQLSSLKKELQFAQAKLDSLKSIFPDQKEIPKLIREITSVARASGITTTRFNPLPDVEREYYVENRYNISVTGGYHELAEFFAFLANFPLIINLTSVNISTSPEGSGLQGRENEEDNSFVPSIVSSFELTTFSSKK comes from the coding sequence ATGAAACTTTCGTTTGATCTGAAGAATCCACGTTTACGGATCCCGGCATTGATTGCTCTGATTGGTATTGGCGGCGGGTATTTATGGTTTCAGAACATCTATACACCCAATAAGCAGGAAATGGCAAAGCTTCAGCTCTCCTGCAATGCCAAGCAGGATACGCTCCGGACAGTGCTGGCACTCAAGCCACAGTTGAGTTCTCTGAAAAAAGAGCTCCAGTTCGCACAGGCCAAACTTGATTCTCTGAAATCAATCTTTCCGGATCAGAAGGAGATTCCAAAGCTGATACGGGAGATTACCAGTGTAGCCAGAGCTTCTGGCATAACCACCACCAGGTTCAACCCTCTTCCGGACGTGGAACGTGAATATTATGTTGAGAATCGTTATAATATAAGTGTTACAGGCGGATATCATGAACTGGCGGAATTTTTCGCTTTTCTGGCAAATTTCCCGCTGATAATCAACTTGACATCTGTAAACATTTCCACAAGTCCTGAAGGCTCCGGTCTGCAGGGCAGGGAAAATGAAGAGGATAATTCTTTTGTGCCAAGCATCGTTTCCTCTTTTGAACTGACAACTTTTTCGTCAAAAAAATAG
- a CDS encoding PilZ domain-containing protein, which produces MTKVLIPILLLCAPVFSRSLIEQIGWKGADAGIITALVLALFSGLGILLALHLNVRAKARADQKELEQNLFEQYCEKAELNNIERTRLLELLKNDNTGHSHVIFQSITLFERCIDAEIKHLMSRNLSPEEVGDEDHLLSSIRKKLGFTYLPLEHPLVSTRNLEIGLMVSVFGKDNKNPLINKARVVHNSEFFFRIQFDPEAEDMPGVGRGQNLRLGFARRNDGVYGISVTVFRAGDNSSVDFYHSLDIRRNQLRQFVRVEVSLPLRFRLIKTESDENRALHFGKLLDSRMADISGGGLSFVYEKPMVPGDVISMNFQLPNSAFAGVTGKVLRVSLLEAKIGTLYKHHIQFTNFEQRNRDKITKYVFEKQRQANQWR; this is translated from the coding sequence ATGACAAAAGTCTTGATTCCCATTCTATTGCTTTGTGCTCCGGTTTTTTCCAGAAGCCTTATCGAGCAGATCGGCTGGAAAGGCGCTGATGCTGGAATTATTACCGCGCTTGTCCTTGCTCTGTTTTCAGGACTGGGTATTCTTCTGGCTCTTCATCTCAATGTCAGGGCTAAAGCCAGAGCAGATCAGAAGGAGCTCGAGCAGAACCTCTTTGAACAGTATTGTGAAAAGGCTGAGCTTAATAATATTGAAAGGACCCGGCTTCTTGAACTGCTTAAAAACGACAATACCGGTCATTCACATGTTATCTTTCAGTCAATAACGCTGTTTGAGAGATGCATCGATGCGGAGATAAAACATCTGATGAGCAGAAATCTCTCTCCGGAGGAGGTCGGGGATGAGGATCATCTGCTGTCAAGTATCAGAAAAAAACTCGGGTTCACCTATCTGCCCCTGGAGCATCCTCTGGTCTCCACCAGAAATCTTGAGATAGGGCTGATGGTTTCGGTTTTTGGAAAGGACAATAAAAACCCCCTGATCAACAAAGCAAGGGTTGTTCACAATTCAGAATTTTTCTTCCGGATTCAGTTCGATCCTGAAGCCGAGGATATGCCGGGGGTTGGACGTGGCCAGAATCTGCGTCTCGGGTTTGCGCGCAGAAATGATGGGGTTTACGGGATATCAGTGACGGTTTTCCGGGCCGGGGACAACTCATCGGTTGATTTTTACCACTCTCTGGATATCAGGCGAAACCAGTTGAGACAATTTGTGAGAGTGGAAGTGAGCCTGCCGCTGAGATTCCGGCTGATAAAGACAGAGAGTGATGAAAACAGGGCTCTGCATTTTGGAAAGCTTCTGGATTCAAGGATGGCTGATATAAGCGGTGGAGGATTGAGTTTTGTATACGAAAAGCCGATGGTGCCCGGAGATGTTATTTCCATGAATTTTCAATTGCCAAATTCAGCCTTTGCGGGAGTTACAGGAAAAGTCCTGAGAGTAAGCTTGCTTGAGGCAAAGATCGGAACCTTGTATAAACATCATATCCAGTTTACCAATTTTGAACAGAGAAACCGTGATAAAATAACAAAGTATGTGTTTGAAAAGCAGCGTCAGGCTAACCAGTGGCGTTAA
- a CDS encoding glucosyl-3-phosphoglycerate synthase — MISTFHSSDFASIEELIEFKASGNKSISVVIPALNEAATIGTIISYIRQHFMEEFSLVDEIVVMDGLSEDRTVEISREEGARVYNPDEAGPPLSQKGKGVSLWKSQFVTSGDIVIFIDSDILDFDRRFICGLVGPLLCYENLSFVKAFYQRPLLLGSDIYDNQGGRITEILVRPLLSALVPPLAWIYQPLSGEYAVRRTLLEKLPFWSGYGVEIGLLMDMYSMYGLSCIAQVDMDIRCHRNRNVNELGRTSFDILQVILSKLQRQGVISMKELSRTLLTVRDNNFEETLSQEIELPARITISGDFNNG; from the coding sequence ATGATCTCAACTTTTCACAGCAGTGATTTTGCCTCCATTGAGGAACTGATTGAATTTAAAGCATCCGGAAATAAATCCATAAGTGTGGTAATTCCCGCTCTCAATGAGGCTGCCACAATTGGCACCATAATCTCTTATATCAGGCAGCATTTCATGGAGGAGTTCAGTCTGGTTGATGAGATAGTGGTTATGGATGGGCTGTCGGAGGACCGGACTGTGGAAATTTCCCGGGAAGAGGGGGCTCGGGTTTACAATCCCGATGAGGCAGGTCCGCCGCTTTCCCAGAAAGGGAAAGGAGTCTCATTATGGAAGTCTCAATTTGTCACCAGCGGAGATATCGTAATATTTATTGATTCCGACATTCTGGATTTTGACCGTCGTTTCATTTGCGGGCTTGTGGGTCCGCTTCTCTGTTATGAGAATTTGAGCTTTGTCAAGGCTTTCTACCAGCGTCCGCTTCTTCTGGGATCGGACATTTATGATAATCAGGGAGGGAGAATAACCGAGATTCTGGTCCGTCCGCTGCTAAGTGCCCTGGTTCCTCCCCTGGCCTGGATCTATCAGCCTCTCTCCGGCGAATACGCTGTCAGGCGTACCCTTTTAGAAAAGCTCCCTTTCTGGTCGGGGTATGGTGTGGAGATAGGTCTTCTCATGGATATGTATTCTATGTATGGTCTTTCCTGTATAGCACAGGTAGACATGGATATACGCTGTCACAGAAACAGAAATGTCAATGAACTCGGGAGAACCTCATTTGATATTTTGCAGGTGATTCTCTCGAAACTCCAGAGACAGGGTGTCATAAGCATGAAAGAACTGAGCAGAACGCTTCTCACGGTGAGAGATAATAATTTTGAGGAGACTCTCAGTCAGGAAATAGAACTGCCAGCCCGTATAACCATATCCGGAGATTTTAACAATGGATAA